One stretch of Tepiditoga spiralis DNA includes these proteins:
- a CDS encoding 2-oxoacid:acceptor oxidoreductase subunit alpha produces MGKVHFMSGNEACAHAAIKAGCRFFGGYPITPSTEVAETLARELPKVGGTFIQMEDEIASAASIIGASLAGAKSMTATSGPGFSLMQEAFGYAVMTETPCVFVDVMRGGPSTGLPTKPSQGDIMQVRWGTHGDHQIIVLYPSTVEEVYKYTITAFNYAEKYRTPVILLMDETLGHMRESFYIDYEDEYPEVIERIKDVELEEEDVFHPFDVDENSEISPLMEMGKSRFHVSGLVHDETGFPVGTSPEIADKAIRHLDSKIRLYAEEIAIYDEYMLTDAEIVVVAYGSTARAALRAVKMARGDKIPVGLFKPITIWPLPSSRIKNLFKNAQALIVPELNMGQYVQELSKLNKGNKYIESLTKVNGELITPEEILNSIIKVWIQITEM; encoded by the coding sequence ATGGGTAAAGTACACTTTATGTCTGGAAATGAAGCTTGTGCTCATGCTGCCATAAAAGCAGGATGTAGATTTTTTGGAGGTTATCCTATTACACCATCAACAGAAGTGGCAGAAACACTAGCTAGAGAACTCCCAAAAGTTGGAGGAACATTTATTCAAATGGAAGATGAAATTGCAAGTGCCGCTTCAATAATTGGAGCTTCTCTTGCTGGAGCAAAATCTATGACAGCAACTAGTGGTCCAGGTTTTTCCTTAATGCAAGAAGCATTTGGATACGCAGTTATGACTGAAACGCCTTGTGTCTTTGTAGATGTAATGAGAGGTGGTCCTTCAACAGGACTTCCAACAAAACCATCTCAAGGAGATATTATGCAAGTTAGATGGGGAACACATGGAGATCATCAAATAATTGTCCTTTATCCTTCAACAGTTGAAGAAGTATACAAATATACAATTACTGCTTTCAATTATGCTGAAAAATATAGAACACCTGTAATATTATTAATGGATGAAACTCTTGGTCATATGCGTGAAAGTTTTTATATAGATTATGAAGATGAGTATCCTGAAGTTATAGAAAGAATTAAAGATGTAGAATTAGAAGAAGAAGATGTTTTTCATCCATTTGATGTTGATGAAAACAGTGAAATTTCACCTTTAATGGAAATGGGAAAATCAAGATTCCACGTATCTGGTTTAGTACACGATGAAACAGGATTCCCTGTTGGAACATCTCCTGAAATTGCTGATAAAGCTATAAGACACTTAGATTCAAAAATAAGATTGTATGCTGAAGAAATAGCTATATACGATGAATATATGTTGACCGATGCTGAAATAGTTGTTGTTGCTTATGGATCCACAGCAAGAGCCGCTTTAAGAGCTGTTAAAATGGCAAGAGGAGATAAAATACCTGTTGGATTGTTTAAACCAATTACAATATGGCCATTACCTTCTTCAAGAATTAAAAATTTATTTAAAAATGCTCAAGCATTGATAGTTCCAGAACTAAATATGGGACAGTATGTTCAAGAACTTTCCAAATTAAATAAAGGAAACAAGTATATAGAGTCATTAACAAAAGTAAATGGTGAATTAATAACTCCAGAAGAAATTTTAAACTCTATAATAAAAGTTTGGATACAAATAACAGAAATGTAA
- a CDS encoding LytR/AlgR family response regulator transcription factor yields MRCIIVEDELPAISRLEMLLKKFNDIEIIDKVMDGKSAVHSIKKNKPDLVFLDINLPELNGFEVIKKLTYSPMIIFLTAYDEYAVKAFEENAIDYLLKPTNYERLKKSIDRAKERDKNNILEKIKNMIKEENIKERFSVKDGDEILIIPHEEVYYFKAQDKYTFLCTYDREFYFDQSLKNLEKILDSSKFLRIHKSYIVSVDKVKKLKKWFLRDYTLELCDKNKTSLKIGRSYLSRIKEKLDF; encoded by the coding sequence GTGAGATGTATAATAGTTGAAGATGAGTTACCAGCAATTTCAAGGCTTGAAATGCTTTTAAAAAAATTTAATGATATAGAAATTATTGATAAAGTCATGGATGGAAAAAGTGCAGTTCATAGTATAAAAAAAAATAAACCTGATTTGGTATTTTTAGATATAAATTTACCAGAATTAAATGGATTTGAAGTTATAAAAAAACTAACATATTCTCCAATGATAATATTTTTAACAGCTTATGATGAATATGCTGTTAAAGCATTTGAAGAAAATGCAATTGATTATTTATTGAAACCTACAAATTATGAAAGATTAAAAAAATCAATTGATAGAGCAAAAGAAAGAGATAAAAATAATATATTAGAAAAAATAAAGAATATGATAAAAGAAGAAAATATAAAAGAAAGATTTTCAGTTAAAGATGGAGATGAAATATTGATAATTCCACACGAAGAAGTGTATTATTTTAAAGCACAAGACAAGTATACTTTTTTGTGTACTTATGATAGAGAATTTTATTTTGATCAAAGTTTAAAAAATTTAGAAAAAATACTTGATTCTAGTAAATTTTTGAGAATACATAAGAGTTATATAGTTTCTGTTGATAAAGTAAAAAAATTAAAAAAATGGTTTTTAAGAGATTATACCCTTGAATTATGTGATAAGAATAAAACATCATTAAAAATAGGAAGAAGTTATTTGTCTAGAATAAAAGAAAAATTAGATTTTTAA
- a CDS encoding sensor histidine kinase produces MKLIKNQFLKIFIITQIIGVLFSVFIAILVSSYEHFIITLGISLILSNSLSFSFFMLYYLYKKFLKKSIDSKIINNLILFSIFMLSIYIGFQTFSVLTSIIFPGMFLKVGFFQGILLLINGVLILGTIFLYLFYYKLKKEITKKIIENNKLKENMLKSELAALQSKINPHFLFNTLNSILDLAYSSPKKVEEVVINLSGIYRKILYSSDKKFQTLEEEFELIKKYLDIEKIRMGDRLEYEIIIDESIKNNLIPPLIIEPIVENSVIHGISKKKNGGKIFIEAMNIENKINIVVKDNGVGFEGELNGFGIKSVKERLKLLFKDKSNVKINSTSNGTTVKITFPKEVI; encoded by the coding sequence ATGAAGTTAATAAAAAATCAATTTTTAAAAATATTTATTATTACTCAAATAATTGGAGTTTTATTTTCTGTTTTTATAGCGATATTAGTTTCTTCATATGAACATTTTATTATAACTTTGGGAATTTCGTTGATTTTAAGTAATTCTTTGAGTTTTTCATTTTTTATGCTCTATTACTTATATAAAAAATTTTTAAAAAAGAGCATAGATTCTAAAATAATAAATAATTTGATTTTATTTTCCATTTTTATGTTGAGTATATATATTGGATTTCAAACATTTTCTGTTTTAACTAGTATAATTTTTCCAGGCATGTTTTTAAAAGTAGGTTTTTTTCAAGGGATACTTTTGTTGATAAATGGTGTTTTAATACTTGGAACTATATTTTTATATTTATTTTACTATAAATTGAAAAAAGAAATAACTAAAAAAATTATAGAAAATAATAAACTAAAAGAAAATATGCTGAAATCAGAATTAGCAGCTTTACAATCTAAAATAAATCCACATTTTTTATTCAATACTTTAAATTCTATACTTGATTTAGCTTATTCTTCTCCAAAAAAAGTTGAAGAAGTTGTTATAAATCTTTCTGGTATATATAGGAAAATATTATATTCATCAGATAAAAAATTCCAAACTTTAGAAGAAGAATTTGAATTAATAAAAAAATATCTTGATATTGAAAAAATAAGAATGGGAGATAGATTAGAATATGAAATTATAATTGATGAAAGTATAAAAAATAATTTGATTCCTCCATTAATAATTGAACCAATTGTTGAAAATTCAGTTATTCATGGAATATCAAAGAAAAAAAATGGTGGTAAAATATTTATAGAAGCTATGAATATAGAAAATAAAATTAATATTGTTGTCAAAGATAATGGTGTTGGATTTGAAGGAGAATTAAATGGATTTGGTATAAAAAGCGTAAAAGAACGATTAAAATTACTATTTAAAGATAAAAGTAATGTAAAAATTAATTCTACTTCAAATGGTACAACTGTAAAAATTACTTTTCCAAAAGAGGTGATTTAA
- a CDS encoding tetratricopeptide repeat protein, whose amino-acid sequence MKKIIFIFLLIIPVFLYSYTDIIVIKEQIKKYEDYLEKYPNDTQKMFDLARLYEYLGENGSFESFSRAKNIYKNILNISYIPKAQLLYGRVLLKIGKEQWFIPIKLWYVYSGYSEMSDAVKNDPYSISFHYIRANALYELKDFPFCVDTSISDYEYILNNSNYDSQLLIDNNAEILFKLADLKELKKDYKRAYELYEKIVKKYKESFYSQLSKERMKSLVNKK is encoded by the coding sequence ATGAAAAAAATTATTTTTATTTTTTTGTTAATCATTCCAGTTTTTTTGTATTCATATACGGATATTATTGTTATAAAAGAACAAATAAAAAAGTATGAAGATTACTTAGAAAAATATCCAAATGATACTCAAAAAATGTTTGATTTAGCAAGATTGTATGAATATCTTGGAGAAAATGGGAGTTTTGAATCTTTTTCAAGAGCAAAAAATATATATAAGAATATTCTTAATATTTCGTATATTCCAAAGGCACAACTTTTATATGGACGTGTTTTATTAAAAATTGGAAAAGAACAATGGTTTATTCCAATAAAGTTATGGTATGTTTATTCTGGATATTCTGAAATGTCTGATGCTGTAAAAAATGATCCTTACAGCATTAGTTTTCATTATATAAGAGCAAATGCTCTTTATGAGTTGAAAGATTTTCCATTTTGTGTTGATACTTCAATATCAGACTATGAATATATTTTAAATAATTCTAATTATGATTCTCAGCTTTTAATTGATAATAACGCAGAAATTTTATTTAAATTAGCAGATTTAAAAGAATTAAAAAAAGATTATAAAAGAGCATATGAACTATATGAAAAAATAGTTAAAAAATATAAAGAATCGTTTTATTCACAACTTTCAAAGGAACGTATGAAAAGTTTGGTGAATAAAAAATGA
- the dprA gene encoding DNA-processing protein DprA gives MNTIDLITLREVYKLSNEELIEAFEKNLLPFKEDFNEKKKYLYDILSKKNIGIITYFDDEYPELLKEIPDPPVILYYIGDISLLKTNTVSVVGTRKPTEYGKKMCSLITNEINNYTIVSGMAFGIDSIAHMNSKKTIAVLGCGVDIIYPKANMHLYNKISNQGLIISEYFPGTKPAKYTFPYRNRIIAGLSKSTIVIEAAKKSGSLITANYAMDFGREVYALPGDINRINSYGTNYLIYMGAKPIYSLEEIQKTFNIEQLVKINNFSVEECSIINLINDGKNTVELLYENSNFEISKILSILMKLEISGHLQNVDGVYSMGGKV, from the coding sequence TTGAACACAATTGATTTAATAACTTTAAGAGAAGTATATAAATTGAGTAATGAAGAACTTATAGAGGCTTTTGAAAAGAATTTATTGCCTTTTAAAGAAGATTTTAATGAAAAAAAGAAATATTTATATGATATTTTGTCAAAAAAAAATATAGGTATAATAACTTATTTTGATGATGAATATCCAGAACTTTTAAAAGAAATACCAGATCCACCTGTAATCCTTTATTATATTGGAGATATTTCTTTGTTAAAAACAAATACTGTATCAGTAGTTGGAACAAGAAAACCTACTGAATATGGTAAAAAAATGTGTTCTTTAATAACAAATGAAATAAATAATTATACTATAGTTAGTGGTATGGCTTTTGGTATTGATTCTATAGCTCATATGAATTCTAAAAAGACTATTGCAGTTTTAGGTTGTGGAGTTGATATTATATATCCAAAAGCTAATATGCATTTATACAATAAAATTTCTAATCAAGGATTAATTATTTCTGAATATTTTCCAGGAACAAAACCTGCAAAGTATACATTTCCTTATAGAAATAGAATAATAGCAGGACTTTCAAAATCAACAATAGTTATTGAAGCAGCAAAAAAAAGTGGTTCTTTAATAACTGCAAATTATGCAATGGATTTTGGCAGAGAAGTTTATGCACTTCCAGGAGATATCAATAGAATTAATTCATATGGAACAAATTATCTTATATATATGGGAGCAAAGCCAATATATTCTCTTGAAGAAATACAGAAAACCTTTAATATTGAACAACTTGTCAAAATAAATAATTTTTCTGTTGAAGAATGTAGTATAATTAATTTAATAAATGATGGTAAAAATACTGTAGAACTTTTATATGAAAATAGTAATTTTGAAATATCAAAAATTTTATCAATATTAATGAAACTTGAAATATCTGGTCATTTACAAAATGTAGATGGTGTGTATTCGATGGGAGGGAAAGTATGA
- a CDS encoding DUF1385 domain-containing protein: MEKPKTVGGQAVIEGVMMKGIHTVVAVKKENGKVAVKKLKDKSWGLIEKIPFIRGFFILLHAMIIGMNALSYSASVSGEEDEEFTKKDMILSILFAFLVAGLGFGALPVLLTKPFKIESEFWFALIEGIIRAFLVIGYIWAISLMKDVKRVFEYHGAEHKSVFTYEQNEPLEVKYAKKYTTLHPRCGTSFMIITVFASIIVFAAFGALGYNSLLIKVLSRILLLPLVASLAYEFQRFTANIITTPLGKILAYPGLMLQKITTSEPDEQQLKIGLISLKYALKEDFDGEIEVDIND; this comes from the coding sequence GTGGAAAAACCTAAAACAGTTGGAGGACAAGCTGTAATTGAAGGAGTTATGATGAAAGGAATTCATACAGTTGTCGCCGTAAAAAAAGAAAATGGAAAAGTAGCTGTAAAAAAATTAAAGGATAAATCTTGGGGGTTAATAGAAAAAATTCCTTTTATAAGAGGATTTTTTATATTATTGCATGCAATGATAATAGGAATGAATGCATTATCTTATTCTGCATCAGTCTCTGGCGAAGAAGATGAGGAATTCACAAAAAAAGATATGATACTATCAATATTATTTGCATTTTTGGTTGCTGGACTTGGATTTGGAGCGCTTCCAGTACTCTTAACAAAACCATTTAAAATAGAATCTGAATTTTGGTTTGCATTAATTGAAGGCATAATAAGAGCATTTTTAGTAATAGGATATATATGGGCAATTTCATTAATGAAAGATGTTAAAAGAGTTTTTGAATATCACGGTGCAGAACATAAGAGTGTTTTTACTTATGAACAAAACGAACCACTTGAAGTTAAATATGCAAAAAAATATACAACATTGCATCCAAGATGTGGTACAAGCTTTATGATAATTACTGTTTTTGCTTCAATAATAGTATTTGCTGCATTTGGAGCTTTGGGATATAATTCGTTATTAATAAAAGTTTTATCAAGAATATTATTATTACCTTTAGTTGCAAGTTTAGCTTATGAGTTTCAAAGATTTACAGCAAATATAATAACAACTCCATTAGGTAAAATATTGGCTTATCCTGGATTAATGCTACAAAAAATAACAACATCCGAACCAGATGAACAACAATTAAAAATAGGTTTAATATCTTTAAAATATGCGCTTAAAGAAGATTTTGATGGAGAAATAGAAGTTGATATAAACGACTAG
- a CDS encoding GGDEF domain-containing protein has product MFLEKNLKKYEDKIRKIFIEPELNYIFSEMDKNIYYEFNTDIYIHENTEQVPLNIYKILKLAEHYNLFKIHNINIVKEKEKQSISIIRNNGNLITLNYTLMNTNFNNILLHIIKNSSNTFSSLLINIFLKSSRISHILLNSRVIIEESLKHGVGKEKIIYAILTGITTEFGAGFDRAILFKKYGSEYKVYRACGQKSFEENKKIKENYLNLNQTLKQFLNNFDKAKPFGSLEVILKNFTLKEEDIKYKYLFEDSLKQNNAVKLPISSLSKNLINNLDLMGEIAMIPLNFENSQYGFILCDNRYNNTPISDEQLYALDYLGKQGSIILETKISHEALKFEAETDSLTGLGNRNSYEKYIQRLSISGEKHIGIAMIDLDNFKIVNDTFGHKAGDELLIKFSKIIKEELRKTDYAFRYGGDEFTLFFKDIDSEMLKLKLQNIEKIYYEKTKKTFSAGGLIMKYDIYDEIKNVDELLYKSKNSGKGKISMRF; this is encoded by the coding sequence ATGTTTTTAGAGAAAAATTTAAAAAAATATGAAGATAAAATTAGAAAAATTTTTATTGAACCTGAGTTAAATTATATATTTTCTGAAATGGATAAAAATATATATTATGAGTTCAATACAGATATTTATATTCATGAAAATACTGAACAAGTACCTTTAAATATATATAAAATCTTAAAACTTGCTGAACACTATAACCTTTTTAAAATACATAATATAAATATTGTCAAAGAAAAAGAAAAACAATCTATAAGTATAATAAGAAATAATGGAAATTTAATAACTTTGAACTATACTTTAATGAATACTAACTTTAATAATATTTTATTGCATATAATTAAAAATTCAAGTAATACTTTTTCTTCTTTATTAATAAACATATTTTTAAAAAGTAGTAGAATTTCACATATATTATTGAATTCAAGAGTAATAATTGAAGAATCATTAAAACATGGTGTAGGTAAAGAAAAAATAATATACGCAATACTTACAGGTATAACAACTGAATTTGGTGCTGGATTTGATAGAGCTATTTTATTTAAAAAATATGGAAGCGAATACAAAGTGTATAGAGCATGTGGTCAAAAATCTTTTGAAGAAAATAAAAAAATAAAAGAAAATTATTTGAATTTAAATCAAACATTAAAACAATTTTTAAATAATTTTGATAAAGCCAAGCCTTTTGGATCTTTAGAAGTTATATTAAAAAATTTTACTTTAAAAGAAGAAGATATAAAGTATAAATATTTATTTGAAGATTCACTAAAACAAAATAATGCTGTTAAATTACCAATAAGTTCTTTGAGTAAAAACTTAATAAATAATTTAGATTTAATGGGTGAAATAGCAATGATTCCATTAAACTTTGAAAATAGTCAATATGGATTTATTTTATGTGATAATAGATATAATAATACGCCTATATCAGACGAACAATTATATGCACTTGATTATTTAGGAAAACAAGGGTCTATAATTTTAGAAACTAAAATTTCTCATGAAGCTTTAAAATTCGAAGCAGAAACAGATAGTTTAACAGGACTTGGTAATAGAAACAGTTATGAAAAGTATATTCAAAGATTATCTATTTCTGGAGAAAAACATATTGGTATTGCAATGATTGATTTAGATAATTTTAAAATAGTTAATGATACTTTTGGTCATAAAGCTGGAGATGAACTATTAATAAAATTTTCAAAAATAATAAAAGAAGAACTTAGAAAAACCGATTATGCATTCAGATATGGTGGAGATGAATTTACCCTATTTTTTAAAGATATAGACAGTGAAATGCTTAAATTAAAATTACAAAACATTGAAAAAATTTATTATGAAAAAACTAAAAAAACTTTTTCTGCTGGTGGATTAATAATGAAATATGATATTTATGATGAAATAAAAAATGTAGACGAACTTTTATATAAATCAAAAAATTCAGGTAAAGGCAAAATATCTATGCGATTTTGA
- a CDS encoding stage V sporulation protein S, whose product MEILKVSHKSAPNKVAGAIAGVLSKTGEVEIQSIGAGAVNQAVKAIAIAKRFIENDGKELYVIPGFVEVKVGEEERTGIKFKVYIESEEKSE is encoded by the coding sequence ATGGAAATCTTAAAAGTCAGTCATAAATCAGCACCAAATAAAGTAGCTGGAGCAATTGCTGGAGTTTTAAGTAAAACAGGAGAAGTTGAAATACAATCCATAGGTGCTGGAGCAGTCAATCAAGCTGTTAAGGCAATAGCAATTGCAAAAAGATTTATTGAAAATGATGGAAAAGAACTTTATGTTATTCCTGGATTTGTAGAAGTTAAAGTTGGTGAAGAAGAAAGAACCGGGATAAAGTTTAAAGTATATATAGAAAGCGAAGAAAAATCTGAATGA
- the glgB gene encoding 1,4-alpha-glucan branching protein GlgB, with translation MSLLTDDEIKKIINADCHDPFKYLGMHKLNKNEMVVRVFKPDAEKVRLVSKDKRFYLEKINENGLFEKVFQAKEFFKYKFEFTGINKNKWTLRDPYSFLPQITEYDLYLFNEGNHHKIYEKLGAHKLTINRISGVLFSVWAPSAKRVSVIGNFNNWDGRVHQMRVLGSSGVWEIFIPGIKEGDLYKFEIKAQNNEILLKTDPYAFYNEVRPSNASIVYTTKYKWNDKKWIKLRKENNWEAKPISTYEVHLGSWVRNEENKFLSYLELSEKLVNYVKEQGFTHVEFMSIEEHPLDESWGYQVTGYYAPTSRFGRPEHLKYLIDKFHENNIGVILDWVPGHFPKDAHALGRFDGTGLYEHIDPRLGEHIDWGTYIFNYGRNEVKNFLISNALYWVEKFHFDGLRVDAVASMLYLDYSRKDGEWIPNKYGGRENLEAIEFMKYLNSIMKKYHPGVLMIAEESTSFDGVTRDVENNGLGYTFKWNMGWMHDTLEYFKKDPIYRKYAQNEITFSMVYAFSEKFILSLSHDEVVYGKKSLLEKMPGDDWQKFANLRLLYAYMYSHPGKKLIFMGSEFAQRNEWDCKKQLDWNLLQYESHRKMQNFVKDLNKIYKENKELYELDSFNEGFEWIDFNDSENSVLSFIRKSRDENEFTVCIFNFTPVPRYNYRIGVPKKGTYVEIMNTDWEGYWGSNVDNIHEIKTENVKFHGRDQSINITLPPLAALYIKFKK, from the coding sequence ATGAGTTTGTTAACAGATGATGAAATAAAAAAAATAATAAATGCTGATTGTCATGATCCATTTAAATATTTAGGTATGCATAAATTAAATAAAAATGAAATGGTTGTAAGAGTTTTTAAACCAGACGCAGAAAAAGTAAGATTGGTTTCAAAAGATAAGAGATTTTATCTTGAAAAAATAAATGAAAATGGTTTATTTGAAAAGGTATTTCAAGCAAAAGAATTTTTTAAGTATAAATTTGAATTTACAGGAATAAATAAAAATAAATGGACATTAAGAGATCCATATTCTTTTTTACCTCAAATAACAGAATATGATTTATATTTATTTAATGAAGGAAATCATCATAAAATTTATGAAAAACTTGGAGCTCATAAATTAACTATAAATAGAATTTCAGGTGTATTATTTTCAGTATGGGCTCCTTCTGCTAAAAGGGTTAGTGTGATTGGTAATTTTAATAATTGGGATGGAAGGGTTCATCAAATGAGAGTTTTAGGAAGTTCTGGTGTTTGGGAGATATTTATACCTGGAATAAAAGAAGGCGATTTATATAAATTTGAAATAAAAGCTCAAAATAATGAAATTCTTTTAAAAACAGATCCTTATGCATTTTATAATGAAGTAAGACCATCAAATGCTTCTATTGTTTATACGACTAAATATAAATGGAATGATAAAAAATGGATTAAACTTAGAAAAGAAAATAATTGGGAAGCAAAACCAATTTCGACTTATGAGGTTCATTTAGGATCTTGGGTTAGAAATGAAGAAAATAAATTTTTATCTTATTTAGAATTATCAGAAAAATTAGTTAATTATGTAAAAGAGCAAGGATTTACACATGTAGAGTTTATGTCAATAGAAGAACATCCTTTAGATGAATCTTGGGGATATCAAGTAACAGGATATTATGCTCCAACAAGTAGATTTGGAAGACCAGAACATCTTAAATATTTAATAGATAAGTTTCATGAAAATAATATAGGGGTGATTTTAGATTGGGTTCCAGGACATTTTCCAAAGGATGCTCATGCACTTGGTAGATTTGATGGAACAGGATTGTATGAACATATCGATCCAAGATTGGGTGAACATATAGATTGGGGAACTTATATATTTAATTATGGAAGAAATGAAGTAAAAAATTTTTTAATTTCTAATGCATTGTATTGGGTTGAAAAATTTCATTTTGATGGATTACGAGTTGATGCAGTAGCTTCTATGTTATATTTAGATTATAGTAGAAAAGATGGAGAATGGATACCAAATAAATATGGTGGAAGAGAAAATCTTGAAGCAATTGAGTTTATGAAGTATTTAAACTCTATTATGAAAAAGTATCATCCAGGAGTATTAATGATAGCAGAAGAATCAACTTCCTTTGATGGTGTAACAAGAGATGTTGAAAATAATGGACTTGGTTATACATTTAAATGGAATATGGGATGGATGCACGATACTTTAGAATATTTTAAAAAAGATCCCATATACAGAAAGTATGCTCAAAATGAAATAACATTTTCAATGGTTTATGCTTTTTCTGAAAAATTTATTTTGTCTTTATCTCATGATGAAGTAGTTTATGGAAAGAAAAGTTTATTAGAAAAAATGCCTGGAGATGATTGGCAAAAATTTGCAAATTTAAGGCTTTTATATGCTTATATGTATTCTCATCCTGGTAAAAAATTAATTTTTATGGGATCAGAGTTTGCTCAAAGAAATGAATGGGATTGTAAAAAACAATTAGATTGGAATCTTTTACAATATGAATCACATAGAAAAATGCAAAATTTTGTAAAAGATTTAAATAAAATTTATAAAGAAAATAAAGAATTATACGAATTAGATAGTTTTAATGAAGGGTTTGAATGGATAGACTTTAATGATAGTGAAAACAGTGTTTTAAGTTTTATTAGAAAGTCAAGAGATGAAAACGAATTTACTGTTTGTATATTTAATTTTACACCAGTTCCAAGATATAACTATAGAATAGGTGTACCTAAAAAAGGTACATATGTTGAAATAATGAATACAGATTGGGAAGGATATTGGGGAAGTAATGTAGATAATATTCATGAAATAAAAACAGAAAATGTTAAATTTCATGGAAGAGATCAATCAATAAATATAACTTTACCGCCACTTGCAGCATTATATATTAAATTTAAAAAATGA